The Candidatus Nanopelagicales bacterium region TCTCCTCCGCCCTCTGCGGGCCGGCGACTCCGCCCAACGTCCGCGGGATCGCATCCTCGCGACCCCGTCCCCGTCGTCGTCGTGCCACACCTTGATCCAAGCATCGTCGGGCCGGCCAACCAAGCTCCGCCGATGCCGCGCGACCACTACCCTGCTTCAGGAGACCGCGGCAACCAAAGCAGCCCAGGCAGGAGCAGGGAGATCGCATGCCGGAAGACGTCGTGATGTACACAGACGGAGCGTGCAAGGGCAACCCCGGACCAGGCGGCTGGGGAGTTCTGCTGCGGCGGGATGGGCACGAACTGCCCCTATCAGGCGGCGAACTCCACACGACGAACAACCGCATGGAACTGATGGCAGTGATCCAGGGCCTACGTGCGCTGAACCGTTCATGCGATGTCCGCATCGTCACAGACTCCAAGTACGTCCGCGACGGCGTGACATCGTGGATGTCGAAGTGGAAGAAGAATGGCTGGATGACTGCCGCGCGGCCTCCCAAGCCGGTGAAGAACCAAGACCTGTGGGAGGAACTCGACCAGGAGCTGCACATCCATTCCGTCACGTGGGAATGGGTGAAGGGCCACTCCGGCCACTCGGGCAACGAGCGTGCCGACGAGCTCGCGAACGCGGGAGTGCCCCGCTGACGGGAATCGCCTGAGCCAGTCTTCGCGGGCGCGCATCGCCACCCGTGTCCAGCTAGTGTCGGCGCCATGAGTGGCATCGCGGTTGTGGTCAATCCAACGAAGATTCCCAACCTGGAGCATGGTCGGGCAACTCTGGCCAAGGAACTGTCCACCTTCGGCGTGACCGACTTCTCGTGGCTGCCCACTACAGCTGAGGACACGGGCACGGGCCAAGCCCGCCAGGCAGTCGAATCCGGCGCCGAGATGGTCCTGTCCTGGGGCGGCGACGGCACTGTGCGCTCAGTCGCCATGGGGCTGCTGAACAGCGAAGTCCCGCTGGGGATCCTCCCAGGCGGGACAGGGAACCTAGTCGCCAAGAACCTCAACCTTCCCGGAAGCCTTCACGGAGCCGTAGCGGTGGCCATGGGAGGCGGTGCGCAGACCATAGACGTCAACGACGTCGACTTGGGCGACGGAGTCCAGCGGATCAGCCTGCTGATCTGCGGGATGGGTTTGGACGCCGCGATCATCAACTCACCGGAGCGCCTCAAGGCGATGTTGGGCCCTGGCGCCTACGCCGCGGCGGCGATGAAGAACCTCGTCGGGAAAGCCAAGCCGATCACCCTGACTATGGACAATGAGTTGCCGCGCCGCATTCCCGCCCGCATGGCGCTGGTCGGGAACTTCGGGCGCATGCAGATGCACGTCAACTTGTTCGATCACGCCAGCGCCACCGATGGCAGGCTGGCCGTGTTCGTAGCGAAACTGCGGGGCCTGGGGGAAGTCCTTTCAACCACACGGGGCGC contains the following coding sequences:
- the rnhA gene encoding ribonuclease HI; its protein translation is MPEDVVMYTDGACKGNPGPGGWGVLLRRDGHELPLSGGELHTTNNRMELMAVIQGLRALNRSCDVRIVTDSKYVRDGVTSWMSKWKKNGWMTAARPPKPVKNQDLWEELDQELHIHSVTWEWVKGHSGHSGNERADELANAGVPR
- a CDS encoding diacylglycerol kinase family protein — its product is MSGIAVVVNPTKIPNLEHGRATLAKELSTFGVTDFSWLPTTAEDTGTGQARQAVESGAEMVLSWGGDGTVRSVAMGLLNSEVPLGILPGGTGNLVAKNLNLPGSLHGAVAVAMGGGAQTIDVNDVDLGDGVQRISLLICGMGLDAAIINSPERLKAMLGPGAYAAAAMKNLVGKAKPITLTMDNELPRRIPARMALVGNFGRMQMHVNLFDHASATDGRLAVFVAKLRGLGEVLSTTRGAILHRASTGKHSLQLSGKKVEIRTTEPWPREIDGDLMDPGDYMRVTVLPRALTVRVR